The Dehalococcoidales bacterium DNA window CACGGTATCGCCATCGTAGAAGACGATTGCCTGGCCTGGCGTTATCGCCATCTGCGGCTCCCGGAATACCACCCGCACTTCATCCTCACCAGAGGGGGTCACAACGGCTTCGGCCTCCTGGTGAAGATAGCGTATCTTCGCACGGACGGTTAGCGGTTTCTCCGGTCTCTTCACGGATACCCAGTTCAATGCCGAAGCGACAAGCCCGGTGGCGTAGACCTCTTCCTTACCGCCGACGGTAACAGTGTTTTTCTCCCTGTCAATGGTAACCACGTAGAGCGGTGCCCGACTTGATATCCCCAGTCCCTTGCGCTGTCCTACGGTATAGGAGGTAATGCCGCGGTGCTCACCGAGGATGTTCCCCTCCCGGTCCAGTACTGGCCCGGGCCCGGCGTCGACACCGGTGTACTCTCTAACGAACCTGGCATAGTCATTATCCGGAATGAAGCAGATATCCTGGCTTTCCGGCCGGGCGGCGACAGATAACTCGAGTCTTTCCGCGATACGACGTACCTCCTGCTTGGTCAGTTCTCCGAGGGGGAACAGGGTGTGGCCAAGCTGTTCCTGGTTCATCATGTAGAGCACGTAGGCCTGGTCCTTGCTGCTGTCAGCGCCCTTCTTGAGAAGGTACCTGCCGCTGCTCCTGTCTATTCTGGCGTAGTGGCCGGTGGCCACCATGTCGGCGCCAAGCTCCTGTGCCCTTCTCCGAAGGGCCTCGAACTTGACGAACCGATTGCACCGGATACACGGGTTCGGGGTCCGGCCGAGGCTGTACTCACGGCAGAAATCGGTAATCACCTCTCGGATAAATATGTCTCTGAAGTCGGCCACGTAGTGGGGAATGCCCAGTCTGTGGGCTACCCGCCGGGCATCGGTCACGGTATCGGCCGCGGCATCAGCCCCGCAACAGCCGCCAGACTTCTCCGTTTCCCCGGTCGGTTCGTTGGCCGGATGGACCTGCATAGTTATCCCGATGACCTCGTGGCCTTCCTCCTGGAGGATGGCCGCTGCCACCGAGGAGTCCACCCCGCCGCTCATGGCAACCACGACTCTCGTCACGTCCGTACCAGCCTTATCTTGCCCCAGAGCGCCATCCTGTCGTTCCTGATGATGGCTACGCCTCTCAGTCCTTCGATCTCTTGTGCGAATGCCAGGCTACGGTCAATATCGGCTTCTTCCCTGACACGGTTACCTATCGCCGTTGCCGCGGCGTCGGCGAGAGCGGTACTGGGAGCCAGCACGATTACCGCATCGGCACTGCCGAGACTGAGGGAATGCCCCACGGTCCCGGAGGAAGTGCAGACGCCCAGCGGGGTCTCGCCCGCCCGTATCTCAAGAGCGACCCGGCCGTCGAAAGGCGGCTTTCCCGTGTGGATGCCCACCCGTCTCTTTTTCAGGTTCTTGAGGAAAATGTCCCCTCCGTTTTCGACAAGTACCTCCGGAGAGAGCTTGAGTAGCTCCCTGCCGACGCGCTCGGCGATGGCTCCGGCTACAGCCGCCATCGGGCCGACACCCACCTTCTCCGCCGCCTCCGCCATTTCCCTGACTATGTCGGGGGCCTCGTTCTCCACGGGGAATGGCTCCATGGCAGTGGCAAATCCGGGATGGTGCCGGATATAGTCCTCGAGGAAGCCTCGCTGCTGAACGACAACCTCGTGTGCCTTCTCTGTCAGGTCACGTTTTGCCCGTATGTACAGGTCGGTCTCCTTCACGACCACATTGAAGGAAACCAGGTCTTTGTCGACCGACCATAGTCGGTAAAACCTTGGCTCATACATAATTATAAGTCCACCAGGGGTCCGGCGGGTGCCGGGGCTGGCGACGCGTGTGAACGAGGCAACGGTGGGACTAGTGAGCCGGGGCGTCCACGAAGCCGCAGCGCTGTCCGCGCAGATAGTCTATCTGCCCCACGTGCAAGGCTATCTCGGTGGCAATCCGGCTCATTACACCGCCGATTGTATCCGGTGGGCGGTCGGGCCGTGCCAGTTCCAGCATCTTCTCGGCAGGGAGTTGTTCGAGGAATTCGAGGGTATTCTTGCGCACGGCACCAGCATAGGCACGGAGTACATCCAGTTCGGGTACCGGCCACGCCCGTAACTGCTCTGCAGTATAACCGTAGCCGGACTCGTCGGCAGGGGTGCCCAGCTTGCCGGCCCAGCCTTCGTCGTAAAGCCTGGGCTTTTGCCGGATGACCCGGTTAACGAAGAAGTCTTCCACCTGGGCGAAGTGCCACAGGATGAAGGCGATCGAGTTGCACTCATCGGTCGGCCGCCAGGCGGCATCCTCCTGAGTCAATCCCTCCAGTGACCGGTCAAGGTAGCCCTGGCTCTGGTTCAGAGAGGCAATGATTATCTCCCTGGCATTCATAAAATCCTCCTATCTCGCGTACTTGTTTTATTACGGTGGTGCGGATGATGCTATTCTACGTTCATGCCCGAGGGCTGTCAACGCTCAGGAGTCCGCTGGCCCGTGTGCTATTCTATGCCGGTCGATTCGTCCTGGTCGGTCTCACGCACGGTTAACCTCAGTCCTTTCTGCCCGATGACGACCACCTTCTTGCCGGGCTTCATCTCACCACTCTCCGCCTCCGCGGTCCAGATTTCACCCCGTATCTTCACCTGTCCGGAAGGATTCAACCGTCCTATCACTTCGCCCTGTAGGCCAATCATATCCGCCAGGCCAGCTACGGGCTTCACACTCAGGGCCTGCCTTGCCTGACGGTAGGTGTACACGTTCCAGATGCCCAGGGCAATCGATGTCGGCACCAGTATCCATACCTCAAGAGCGACATTTATCTGCGGAAGCCCCCAGAGAACAATAGCGACCAGGGCTGCCTCTTCCAACAGGCTGGTGAAAATCCTCCAGATAAGGAGACTTCTTACTGCGCTATCCATTATCCTTCTTC harbors:
- the mnmA gene encoding tRNA 2-thiouridine(34) synthase MnmA codes for the protein MTRVVVAMSGGVDSSVAAAILQEEGHEVIGITMQVHPANEPTGETEKSGGCCGADAAADTVTDARRVAHRLGIPHYVADFRDIFIREVITDFCREYSLGRTPNPCIRCNRFVKFEALRRRAQELGADMVATGHYARIDRSSGRYLLKKGADSSKDQAYVLYMMNQEQLGHTLFPLGELTKQEVRRIAERLELSVAARPESQDICFIPDNDYARFVREYTGVDAGPGPVLDREGNILGEHRGITSYTVGQRKGLGISSRAPLYVVTIDREKNTVTVGGKEEVYATGLVASALNWVSVKRPEKPLTVRAKIRYLHQEAEAVVTPSGEDEVRVVFREPQMAITPGQAIVFYDGDTVVGGGTIVRVVHESAL
- a CDS encoding UPF0280 family protein translates to MYEPRFYRLWSVDKDLVSFNVVVKETDLYIRAKRDLTEKAHEVVVQQRGFLEDYIRHHPGFATAMEPFPVENEAPDIVREMAEAAEKVGVGPMAAVAGAIAERVGRELLKLSPEVLVENGGDIFLKNLKKRRVGIHTGKPPFDGRVALEIRAGETPLGVCTSSGTVGHSLSLGSADAVIVLAPSTALADAAATAIGNRVREEADIDRSLAFAQEIEGLRGVAIIRNDRMALWGKIRLVRT
- a CDS encoding DinB family protein, translating into MNAREIIIASLNQSQGYLDRSLEGLTQEDAAWRPTDECNSIAFILWHFAQVEDFFVNRVIRQKPRLYDEGWAGKLGTPADESGYGYTAEQLRAWPVPELDVLRAYAGAVRKNTLEFLEQLPAEKMLELARPDRPPDTIGGVMSRIATEIALHVGQIDYLRGQRCGFVDAPAH
- a CDS encoding NfeD family protein, which codes for MDSAVRSLLIWRIFTSLLEEAALVAIVLWGLPQINVALEVWILVPTSIALGIWNVYTYRQARQALSVKPVAGLADMIGLQGEVIGRLNPSGQVKIRGEIWTAEAESGEMKPGKKVVVIGQKGLRLTVRETDQDESTGIE